The nucleotide sequence TTTCGAGTCAGGCTTTAAAGAGGCTTCTCTCTGGGGGTTCCAAATTCCCGGATGTTCAAATTTAAAGCCTTACAAAATTTAAAGCCTTACAATGGGAGCGGGTAATAACTTGGTGGTGATGAGGCTTGGGTGTGGACGATTTTATTTCAAAAATTAAAAATATCTCAACCAGCTCTGAAACCTCAGAGCCTCTGGAGGCTGAAAGTTCGCATGATGCTTCTGCAAACCAGCCCCCCATTTCCACAAGGCGATCGCGTCGCAGTGAAGGGGCTTTGCTAAAGCTGAAACGCTTACTTGACAACAAACTTGAAAAAGCAGAACCAGAACGGTCTGACACAACTGCCAGAGTTCTCCCTTCCAGGTTTCCTCGCAATCTGAAACCTCGCCAGCGCTGGCTCTGGGCAGTACTTCTGGTGGCAGGCGGAGGGGGAGCCTTTTTAGCCTGGGGTGTCTGGAAAATTGAGAGCGAACTTCCAGATGTCTCAGACATATCCAGGTTTGTCCGCAATGGCACCCTTACCATCAAAGCGGCTGATGGTAGTATTTTACAGCAGCGAGGACCGGCTACACGGGAAAAGCTGGCCTACGAACAAATCCCCCCAAAGGTCGTGCAGGCATTTGTGGCGGCGGAGGATCGTCGATTCTATCAGCACAATGGGATTGATATGCAATCCATTGTGCGGGCGGTTGCAACGAATCTGCTTGCCAGAGATCTAGTAGAAGGTGGCAGTACAATTACGCAACAACTGGCCAGGATTGTTTACCTGAATCAAGAGCGAAGCTTTGGGCGTAAGCTTCAGGAAGCATTTCTGGCTCAAAAAATTGAACGGGAATTGAGTAAGCAGCAAGTCCTTGAACGATACCTGAATCTTGTTTATCTAGGTTCGGGAGCCTATGGTGTAGCAGATGCCGCCTGGGTTTATTTCAGCAAATCAGTGGATCAACTCACCCTGCCTGAGATTGCAACCATTGCAGGTTTACCACCGGCTCCCAGCGACTATTCACCCCTGGTTAATTTGGATGTAGCCAAACAGCGTCGAGATGTTGTGCTTCAGCGCATGCGGGAAGCAGGCTTCATTACAGAAGCAGAAGAACAAGCCTCACGGGCATTACCCCTGGCGCTGAAGCCCAGCCTCCCGAAGAAACTATATAGCGACACTCCCTATTTCACGGCTTATGTCCAGCAGCAGCTCCCCAAACTGGTTTCCAAAGAAGCACTGGAAGTTGGCGGATTGACGGTTGAAACCACCCTCAACCCCCATTGGCAAAAGGCGGCTGAAAAGGCAATTCAGAATGCAGTCAGTGAGAT is from Leptothermofonsia sichuanensis E412 and encodes:
- a CDS encoding transglycosylase domain-containing protein yields the protein MDDFISKIKNISTSSETSEPLEAESSHDASANQPPISTRRSRRSEGALLKLKRLLDNKLEKAEPERSDTTARVLPSRFPRNLKPRQRWLWAVLLVAGGGGAFLAWGVWKIESELPDVSDISRFVRNGTLTIKAADGSILQQRGPATREKLAYEQIPPKVVQAFVAAEDRRFYQHNGIDMQSIVRAVATNLLARDLVEGGSTITQQLARIVYLNQERSFGRKLQEAFLAQKIERELSKQQVLERYLNLVYLGSGAYGVADAAWVYFSKSVDQLTLPEIATIAGLPPAPSDYSPLVNLDVAKQRRDVVLQRMREAGFITEAEEQASRALPLALKPSLPKKLYSDTPYFTAYVQQQLPKLVSKEALEVGGLTVETTLNPHWQKAAEKAIQNAVSEIGPYEGFKQAALVAIDPKTGEIRAMVGGTDFDRSQFNRATQAQRQPGSAFKALLYTTAIATGMSPYASYLDAPYTVDGYKPENYGRKYSGWMTLREALTNSVNTVSVKLLIDTGFDPVIKLSNQMGIKSKLLPTYSLALGASEVNLLELTNAYATLAAQGEYTEAHGIRRIIDRNGKVLYQADFRSKRVLDPGSAAISTWMMQSVVNSGTGRAAQIGRPVAGKTGTSEEARDLWFIGFIPQLVAGVWLGNDDNAPTWSYSSTAASVWHDFMTVASRGMVVRAFPELPNLETRKGSLKAKPVTPNHAYTGEAPRSETPQGDPPPRYTEPDRSAEGSQNQPPPYNPTPSEPPPSNVPPPQAPQVPEPPPVNSAPPELPPAEPPPPPAADSLPPSN